The DNA window GCCTCCCTGTGGATTAATGGCTTCGGAGTCTGGGGAAGCCCCTCTGAGCCCCAGGGCAGGTGAGGCCCGTCACGGGGCTGATCCTGTACACACAGGGCAGAGCAAGCAACAGCTACATCGTTTCAGCCCTGCCGTCCTGCTCAGGTCTTCCATGCACTACGTGATGTTTGAAAAGTCGCTCTCCCACTCTGAGCCTTGTCTCCTCTGTGAAACTGAGATTGTAATTGTAccagcttcccaggaggcgctagtggtaaagaaacctcctgccaatgcaggcggcataagagactcgggttccatccctgggtcaggaagatcccctggagaaggaaatggcaacccactccagtattcttgcctggagaatccgatggacagaggagcctggtggtaacagtccatggagttgcaaagagctggacatgactgaagcgacttagcatgcacacacacagcacacacccaGACAAGGTGAAATagtgtgtgtaaatgtgtgtgtaatGCAAGTAAAGTTCAGATTATATGCAAACACGAGAGCGTTCAATAAATggtcaaaacaacaaaacaaaatacaaagaacaaagaaaggtaGAGGGAATGAGGGAAAAGGAGGCCATGGGGCCCTCCttagggaaggaagaggaagtgcCCCAGGGTGATTCTGGCAGGGTTCCCTGGGCTTCAGGATTCAGGTGAGGCATCTTCAGGGTGGGGGGCGGAGGTCCGGAAGGCTCTGTGAATGGGGATAGGAGGCAGGGTGTTTGCATTAGCCCTTGGAATTTGCACTGGGATGGATGTAATTTCAAAATCAGTGTGAAGGGAGAGAAGCAGAAGGCATTTCAGAAAATGGATGGGGTTTAATGCAAACACAGAATCAGGAAGGTCCACGACATTGGAATGGTTCAGCCTGGAAGACATAGAGTCCAGGAGATGCACAGGGCTGGGTTTGAGCCTGACCTTGTCATTGATAGGCTCTGTATCCTTCTCGGagacttggtttcctcatctgagaatGGAGATGATAACAGATCCCTGCTCCCAAGGTTGCAGGGGCATTTGATGAGAATGGTGGTGGGGCAAAAACACTTAATGTTCCCACTCTGAAGCCAAACTCTGTCAGTTCAGGCATTGCCTGTTACCAGTTGTGTGACTTTCGGCAGGTTATTTAGCCTATtctttcctcagtttcctcatctgtaaaatgggaatgagaaGAATCCCTACTTCATAGCATTGAGTGAAGATTAAAATGGGGTAATAGAGAAAAGGCTTTTAGAAGTCCCGGGTGCCCAATGTGAGCACTTTGCtggtgttattattatttctgtgcaGATGGCTCCACCATGCGCCtcgcacatagtaggtgctcactcAGTGGCACCTACTTTACTGCCTCCTCCCCAGGCAGGTAGGAGACGAGGCCAGATGGTGCGGGGCTCAGTTTAGACTTGAGAGATGGTACTGGAGAGTCTCAGAAGGGTAAGGGGCACTGTCGGAGTAGTGCTGTGTGTGAGGCGAACAGAAGtaacgccatggcaggcagcttagattaggagtaggccttcctacttctgggtggtaagattatcaggccacctggatacaaccaatcagctCAACACTGACCGCTATTTGCCAATTAGGAACGGGGCGGAAACCCCCAGGAAAGTCCCGCGCTCGCGCAAAAGTTTTcagtgtgtttgaccaatgaaattgctttgcaaacttgtaaccaatccacttaaaccaactaccaacggcgtgtgctcaccctataagtttgtgtaacagcttgggctcggggctctctgaccccgcaccactgcgttggatgcggcaggagccctgactcgagtcagcaataaacttccctttttgcgagttgcattgtcttggaggccttctctcttcccgctcagggattcgaaCATCAGGCATAACACTGTGATGTACCTCTGGCATGGTGGGCATAGATAGCCTGCAGGGTGCAGGGCAAGAAGGAATCTCTGACCTGGCAGGGGTTATGGGAGTGCGGAGGTAGTGATGACAGAGGAATGAGAGGAGCCCAGAGAGATGTAGGAGGCCTTGCAAAGGCCCCTGTgaggggagcagaggaaggagcTGGAGTGTGTGGCCTGGGAGGCTTCTGGCCTCAGGAGGGGCAGCTGGTCTGCAGGAATTCACCATGGCCGTGGCCCTGGGATCTGTGTTCAGGGGGCATGGCCCTTTTGCACGGCCCAAGGATTTTCTACTCTCTGGTTGCCTGGGACAGAGGCCGAGGAGGAAGCcatcctgggaagcccttctcccAGGAATTCCCAGCCTCAAGAAGAGCTTGGAAGGCCCTTGGAGGAAGGTGGTGGCTGCAGGGCATCCTCCCTTGGGTGTCCTCAGCTGTGGCCAGGGCCTGAGGTCACAGGGAGGCAGTAACATGGCAGTTCAGAGCAGAGACCCTGGCCCAGACTTCCTGGGAAGAAGCCTGCTTTGCCACTTtgctgagcctgtgagcctggGCTTACTAGCTCTCTCTGTACCTGGGTCCCTCAGTTGTAAAGTGGACGTGGTAATGATGAAGTATCTGCTGCCCTGGACTGTTGTGAGAACTCAGTGAGTTAATATCCGCAGAGAGTTCAGAGCAGTGCCTAGGGTGTAGCAGATGCTGGTATCATTAATATTCCTCAGGGCCACCAGggtgaagagagggaaggaaggcctCCCACCTGGAGCTGGCCAGATGGTCCTGGGGAGCCCAGGAAGGGGGACAAGGGTGCACTAAggcagcgggggggggggggggggttgggtgGGTGGGCAGAATCAGCCCAGAAGGGGCACCGAGTGGCTCTTCTCTCCACCTGTCCCACCGCACTTCCACCTTTAGGAGAGAGCCCCTGttcctcctcccatcctcccccatcctcccctaTTCTCCCCTCATCATCCCCCCAATTCCATCAGGAGCACAGAGACTCTGGCTCTGCAGCGGGGCCAGGCCCTGAGCTTAGCTTGGGGGTCAGATGGGTTTGGGTGCTCTGTGGCTTCCCAGCTCTGTGATCCCAGGCAACTCATTTCCATTCACAGCCTCACTCCTCTGATATGAAACAGAGCTTAATGAACCAACTCCACAGACAAGGAAACCAGGATAACGCCTAACTCAGGGGTCCAACCTACCCAGCTTCCTGGGAAGCTCTGCTGAAGCCTCCTGGGGATGAACAAATGGACGCCTGGCTCCGAGTGTAGGTGGAGAATCTTTATTCAGCAGCAGGGCTGTTCCAGGAACCAAACTCTTCTCCAACTGTGGGTCCAATTGCTTTGCACCAGTTCCACCTGTcgggccctggaggaggggggatGACTGTGGTGGTGGGGACCCCCAGAGCCTGGATGGGAATGGGGGCTCTGAAGGCAGTGGACTGGTGGGGGCAAGGTTCCTGGGTGAGCTCAGGGCACCCAGGCCATCTCAGCTGCAGCCGGTACAGGCAACATTCACACACAGCTCACAGTCGTCATTAGCAATGGTCCCTGGGTGGAGGAAAACACTTGTCAGCTGAACCTGAAACATCCGTGGTCCAGAGAGTCACTGACCAGGCAGCCAGAGAAGGCCTGCCTCTGAGAGGGTCTGAGGGAGGGGCCTGGTATCTGTGTCACAGGTTGAGAGCAGGAAAGTTTAAAAGCAGAGTGAGAGGCTTGGGCTCAAGTCCCATGTCCTGTCCTCCTAGCAGTGCCTGGGCGAGTCACTCAAACCCTGCCCGAGTTTTCCTGCTTGCTCAACAGACAGTGTCAGCCTGGCCAAGGGGTTGTGAGGATAGCAGGCAGGCAAAGGGGCTGACCCAGGTTCTGGTacttagtaagtgctcagtaaatactggcTGCTTGAGatgatcatgctaagtgaagaaagtcaggcttccctggtggctcagaggtaaagaatccccctgccaatgcaggagataaatgctcagtccctgggttgggaaaatcccctggagaaggaaatggtaacccaatccagtattcttgcctgggaaaccccatggacagaggaccctggtgggctacagtccacggggttacaaagtgttggacaggactaagGGAATAGAAAATGGAACAACAGCCATCAGACAAAGACAATTACCACAGGCTgccacttctatgtggaatctaattttaaaaaatgatacaaatgaacttattcacaaaacagaaacagacttacagataccCAAAACAAACTTAGAGTTACCAGAGGGAGAACgaagtggggagggataaatcaggagcttgggatgaacacatacacactagtacatgtgcatgcgtgctcggtcacctcagtcgtgtctgactctgtcaccccgtggactgtagcccaacaggctcctccgtccatgggattctccaggcaagaatacaggagtgtgccatgtcctcctccaggggatcttccccactcagggattgaacccatgtcccctgtgtctcctgcattgcaggtagattctttgccgctgagcaccactatatataagatagataaccaacaaggacctactgtacagcacaaagaACTTTACTcgatattctgtgataacctatatgagaatcTATAGGTTATAGATTAAGAGGTTATAGATTAACCTATATAGATATAGGTTATAGATTAAGGTTACAGAGAAAAGAATCcggaaaagaaagaatgaatagatgtatatgtacagctgaatcattttgttgtatacccaaagccaacacaacattataaattaatgatactccaataaaatcaaaagagaaaaataagtgctAGCCAGTTCCTGCATTCTCCTGATCAGCTGTTTCATCCCTCACATTTCAGCTTAGATGTCACCCCCACTTGGAAAACTTTAAGATCCCCTTATGCCAGCCCAGACATGAGCCATCTCTCTCCTGTGTCCCCACTGTGCCTCCCTGGTCGCCCCATGTATTGCAGTCATTTTTATGGATCCGTTTCCAGTGTCCCTTCCCCCCACCTGTGAAGTCTTGGAGGCTGGCAGATTATCCCAGCCAGGCTGCTGGGGACTGAAGGGGTTCCTGGCATGACTGATTTCAGTGCCCCAGCCAGGAAGGCCAGGGGCTGAGTTTCTTCAATCTCCCTATTCTCAGCCACTAGGTGCTTAACAAACCACACAAGGTAGAGGACCTGGGGCGCAGGGAGGGGAGAACATGAGGGCCAGGGGGctctgtgggggagggggactCACTCAAGCCCTGGAAGATGCTAGCTGCATCCTTAGAGGCACAGATGGGCCGGAGGTCCAGCGGCAGGGCCGGGTGGTGGCACACAGAGGGCTGGGGACTCTGGTCTTGCAGGCCGGGGCTGGGCACCCATTGACCCACAAGGTCATTCAGCTTCTTCACCGATTTCAGCTGGACCTGGAAGCCTTGGtactggaggaggaaggagacctCAGACATCACAGCCTGagcagggaagggggcagggtgcTGCCAGGAGATCAGGGAGTGCCCCTGTTCTCACGGAGTTGGAAAGTTGAGGCATGGAAGATCACCTGGCAGGTGGGAGGTGGTGCCTGACACTTCACACCCCCCTGTGCCACAGGCTAACAGGGAGATGAGGTTGAGCAAGGCTGTGATCATGGTGGTTCAGGCATGGGCTTTGGAGATGGTGGGGACTTTGATTCAAATTCCACTGGCTGCCCATCTCTTCCCCACTCTGAACCTCATCTGACAGAGACAGTCAAACTCCACTCCTCCTGGTGCCTGGTACccaggccacccccaccccccataacTGTGTGATTGCCCCTGAACCAACATGGCAAAATGTGGCAACACCTAGTCTAGCTGGCTGGGCTTCAAGGCCAAGGCTGCATGGGGAAGCTGACACCCCCCTCCTCAGGATTCCCTTATTCCTTCCCAAGGATGCCCAGTCGAACGTGCTACCCAGGAGCCCAGTGACAGCTTGCCCCACCGCAGGCAGGCTTTGCCTCCATCAACAGACTCCTTCCAGCTTCACAGCTGCCCTCTGAGGAGACCTGGACCACCTGCTGTCTTCTCTTGGGGCCTTTCTGTATGCTTGGGCCTTCCTTTGGAGCAGTATGCCTGAAGCAGTCCCAGTCTCTGTGCCTAGATACCTCCTGCTCATCCTGCAGTGTCAGCTCGAGTTAACTCTCCAAGCaaacttctctggtggccatcATCCCCTCTCCACCCACACGTGGGAGAATACAGAGAGTTGTGGGAGCATTAAAGGAGTTTCCCTCTCCTTCTGGGCTCTTCAAGGGCAGATACTATGTCTAATTCCCCATCTGACCTCTGACCGGGATGGGCGCTTGAGGAGAACAATGCAGAATGACCATCGTTTATTGTTATCATTACTGTCATCCTTGTCACTGGCGTTCCAGCGGCTTCCACCCACCTGCTCTTTTGGCCCCTGTGGTGTGATTGGGTGTTGGGCTGAGCCTTGGGTCCTGGACTGTCCTTAGTGAGTTTCCCAGCATTCCTTCTCCATCCCAGCCTCTCACCATGGGGACCTTCAGGACAAACCTGGATGTAGACTGACTGTGTGCCCTGCAGCAGCACGAGGAAGACCAGGGCAACCGCACACAGCAGGTACCCTGACACCGCCCTGCTGGCCATCTCGCTCTCTCTGGTCCCGCCGCCGTCCACCTGGCTCCCACCTGCTTCCTCATCTGGCAGCTTTTTATAGGCTGGCCTCCAGCACCCTGGTCACTCATTAACTGGTCAGCCCGGGCGGGGTTGACAGCTGGCTGGCACCCTGACAAGCCCAGAGCCCATTCCCAGGAAGGGGGTCGGGGGTGGTGGGGGTAGGGAGGCCCAGAGAACACAGGAGCGTGATGCTGGGGTAAGCACCTGCCTTGTGTGCAAGACATTGTGCAGGTGGAGTGAGGGGGGAGACCATCTCACAGCCAGGGAGAGCGAGGCTCCAGAGGTAGAGTACCTTGTCTCAGGTAACGGAGCCAGTCGATAGTAGAGTGGGGACTCGGGCATCTGACCCAGGTGAGCCTAGGGTTTTTCCTCAGGTCAAAAGGTGCAGGCAGACAGGTGGGCAGATATCAGGCTGACCTCAGGCTCTCCACATCCCTAGATCCTTGTGTCTCCCGCTTCCTCTCCCCAGTTTTATTGAAGGGCCACCCTTGTGATCAGTGCCTGCCCAGCCCCTCATCCTGCCTCTGCCTGCCATCTCCCAAGTGATGGGTATACCCAGGCTCGGTATAGTCCATCTCACCTGTTGATGCCTTTTAGAAGCCAAAAGCCTAACCCGGCCTGGAGGAAAGGGCACCTGCCTTGGGAACAGAttgaccagggttcaaatcctgatcCTGCTGCAGCTGAGTGACCTTGTCAAGTCGCATCAACTCTAACCAAGCTTAGTTTCCCCTTTCATCACAGAGGCATTGTGACAGGATCCACCACATGAGGCTGCATGAGAGTGATGAGGCTGGGTCCTCCTGAGCTTGTCCTTATCTGGGGGTAACGCATGCTGCTGAAGGCCTCTTGATCTCAGTTGCCATTTGAGGCAGTGTGTGACCTACCATCTCCGTGATTGAAGGTTGGGTCAAAGTCCGCAAGGGCGTCATCACCACTGCCAGCCGAGACAGCTGTCAACAGTGCCCATCCCTCGGCTCTGCCCTGCCAGGCAcggagcctggcatgcagtaggtaCTCCATGCTTAACACTGAATTGAAGCCTAGATAGCCCATCTGGGTATTCCGGGCCCACTCTCCAACTTGTGGCTGAAATCTGATATCACGGTGTTTCCTAAGGCTGATCTTTTTTGCAAAAGCTTAATCCCATCTCATGCTTTTGAGGCTGCTCCCCACCAGCCTGCATGCTCATCTCCTTCTTTCTTATCTTGGGATGAAATGGAAAAAGCTTGAGTGAACTTTGGTATTCCCATTGTCTTGCTTTGAATCCAGACTTTGGCCTACTCTTCTGAGTACGAAGAATTTGATAGACTCCTACATGACTTCTTATCTGTAAACTGAAATAACCGTCAGAAACAATAACTCTCTTCTCAAATACGCAGGTGCCATGCTGTTCTTTGAGCAGAATCCCCTTCAATCTGTTGCGACAGGTGTCACTGTTGTcttccatttacagatgaagttCATTTTACAGGCCCAGTGAGTTCAAGAATGTGGTGTGCGCAGCACGTTTTCTCTCTGGAATTCTTGTCTCTTCTCAGCTTATGGGAGAAAAAAGGAACACGGGCCTTAGAGGTAAGAAGATCCATGTTCAAACCCAGACCCCAGCACTTctgaactgtgtgaccttgggcagcttcTCCAAGTCTTCATCAGTAAGTGGAGGAAATAACGGACCACCCCCAGTGGCTATTGGGAGGAAAACCTGGACAGTCCCATCCCAAAGGAGCCCATGCCTCTGCCTTTCCCCAGAACGTGCATGGCCCTTGGGGACCACATTGTGAGTCGTGATTTTCCCAcctgcctctccttccccatGGTGGCCTCCCTGACAAGCCCCACCTTTGAACCTGCAGCTGCGACACATCTGATCTTCGAATCCCCCGTCCCCGCTCTCTCCATCAGGCAAGCTCAGCCTCCCTGGCCTGGCCCCAAGAGACAAGGGCCAAGCCTGTAGTGTTTAGAGGATCCTGTGTCTGTGgccttcttcccttctctgtcttcctgCTCTGCCAGCCAGGGACCATCACGTGTCATTCTTTCCCTGGGAACAAGGTGCAACTTCCCCATCTGCCTAGTCTGACTCAGGTTCATATTTCAACCCCGTTCTTCCTAATCTCTTCACCAATCCATCATGCCACAGACGCACACCCCTGCCACTGCCGCCAGTCAGCCAGCATGTGTTGACGTTTCTCAGGGCAATGCCTTCTTGAGGGACATGGGAGGTGACTGTCAGGCCAGCTTGGACTCCAGTCCCTGTGTGGGAGCCTCGAACATGGAGACAAAGTGGGTGACAGTTTGCCTCTGTGTGCTTTGGGGCTGCTCCTCCCTCCACAAAGGATTCCCTGCCCAGTGCTCACGGCCACAGTCCTCCACGCCCCCAGACTGACCGTTTCCCAGCGGCATCTGTCACAGCTGACCATGCCATCTTTCTTGGAATAAAGCATCTTCTTGACTTGGCTTCTAGGACACACACTCTTCACTTTTTCTACCAATTTCACTGGCCCATCTTCTCAGTTTCCTCggctgtttttttcttctcttctcgaCCTCTAGAGCTTAGAATCTCCAGGGGCTCCAGAGCTCAGTCCTTGGATTACTGTCCTCTGCCTATAATCACCCCCTTGGGAATCTTCTCCAATCTTAAGGACTTTAATGCCATAAGTACCCTAGCCTGACCTCTCCCCTCAGCTCCAGACTCATTTTCCTACctcctcagcatctcccagaaCAGGTGAGGGTACTATCATTCATCAAGTTGCTCAGGCCAAAAGTCTAGAGATCATCCTTGATgcctgtttttgctttatttacaaaTTCAATCCATTAACCAATCCAGCTGATTCTATCTTTGAAATGTTTCTGGACCGCAACCTTGTCTCACCATCTCCATTGCTAATGCCAAAGTCCAAACTATCATCTTTGATCATTGGTCTCGTGGATTATTGCAAGTGCTTTGTGTTAagattctctagagaaacagaaccaattctgttaaatatttatatatattctattctCTCTTCTTATCTATCTTCTATctctgcttagttgctccaccATGCCTGACtcgcttgtgaccccatggactgtagcctgccaggctcctctgtgcactggattttctaggcaagaatagtggagtgggttgccatttccttctccatcttctatCTCTACCTGTctagattttatttactttttaaaattttcattaaagaaTGGTTgacttgcaatgttgtgttagtttcaggtgtacaacaaaatgagtcagttgtacatatacacatatctacacttttttagattctttccccataaaggttattacagggtattgaatagAGTTACCTGTACTATacggacttcccttgtggctcagctggtaaagaatccacctgcaatgcaggagacctgggctcgatccctgggttgggaagatcccctggagaagggaatggctacccactccagtattctggcctggagaattccatggactgtatagtccatggagttgcaaagagtcagacacgactgaatgactttcatgcaggttcttattagttatctactttatatgtagtaatgtgtatacactggacttccctggtgactcagcagtaaagaactcgcctgtcaacgcaggaggcataagagactcgggttcgatccctgggtaggtaagatcccctggagaagaaaatggcaacccactccagtattcttgcccaagaaatctcacagacagaagggcttggtgggccacagtccacggggttgcaaagagtcagaaacaacttagcaactaaacagccacaacaatgtatatatgtcagtcccaatttcccaatttatccctccctccctttaaCCCCCTggtaacctagatagcatattaaaaagcagagacattactttgccaacagagatccgtctagtcaaggctatggtttttccagtggtcatgtatggatgtgagagttggactgtgaagaaagctgagtgccgaaaaattgatgcttttgaactgtggtgttggagaagactcttgagagtcccttggactgcaaggagatccaaccagtccatcctaaaggagatcagtcctgggtgttcattcgaaggagtgatgctgaagctgaaactccaatactttggctacctcatgcgaagagttgactcattggaaaagaccctgatgctgggaggggttgggggcaggaggagaaggggacgacagaggatgagatggctggatggcatcaccgactcgatgggcatgagtttgggtaaactccgggagttggtgatggacagggaggcctggcgtgctgcgattcatggggttgcaaagagtcggacacgactgagcgactgaactgaactgaactataagtttgttttctactcctgcaactctgcttctgttttgtaggaAAACTGTgtagatttgttttaaaagattggCTCAGCTGTGTGAAATCTGTAGGGCCGGTTGGCAGCTGGAAATTCAGATGCAGTGTGTGTCTAAATTTTGAAGGTCAAGCCAGCAGGTGGAAAATTCAGGCAGGGTTTCCAGGTTGCAATCCTGAGGCAggattccttcttctttttcGGGAAACCTCAGTCTTTCTAAGGTCTTCAGCTGATTAGATGAAGCCCACACACATTATTCACTTGAACTTTACTGACTGTAAACATTAATCACATATCtgacaaaaatatcttcatacCAACATCTAGACTGATGGTTGACCAAACATCTGGGCACCACAACCTGGCCAAGAGCTCTCCAAacagttttctttcctgtcttcaggCCTCCTTGCAGCAGCTGCAGTGATCCTGTTGAAATCTAATTCAGACCACGTCTCTCCCCTGCTCATTGAGCTCACTAATGATTTTCCACTTTACTCAAGGTAAAATTCAAAGACTTCCACTGGTCCTGAAGGTCCCTTTGGCCCCCTTCACACCTCTGAACTCATTGCAAAATTCTGCCCTTCACCCTCTGGGTTCCAGTCACACTAGCTTCCTTGTTGTCACCTAAACATGCTAAAGGTAGCTTACCTTGGAAATCTGCTCTTCACCCACGCACTTATATGGCTCACCTGTCACTTCCTCCATGTCTGCTCAAATGCCACTTCCCCAAAGAGATCCCTCCTGACCATCCTACCTCAGAAAGCCTCCCCATCACTCTGGGTCCCCTTACTTTTATGTAGCACCTGTCATATATGAACATTTCATTTCTTGCATTTCTCTTGCCACTAGAAAGGCATTTGTCTGTTTTCCCCAAACAATATCtggcacatgaaagtgaaagtgaaagtcactcagtcatgtctgactctttgccaccccatacagtccacagaattttcctggccagaatactggagtgggtggccattcccttcaccaggggatctttccaacccagggatcaaatctcctgcattgcaggcagattccttaccagctgagccacaagggaagcccaagaatactggagtgggtagcagatcttccagacccaggaactgaaccggggtctcctgcactgcaggcggattctttaccaactgagctatcagggaagtctatAATTGGCACATATCTGGTACATAattggtgcttaataaatacctaataagttgaataaatgaataggatTCAAAGATTAACTCCACCAACCACTAAATGTTTGGCCTTGGAAAATGTCCTACTTCTCTGAGCCCCATTCATCTTGTTAGCATCTTCCTGTCATATGTAAGGGGCCTGGTGACTGttcaaaaaatgtgaaaacattgTGAACTAGTGTTCTTAGCTGTGAAATCGTTTATCAAGAAACTAAATCCTTTTTGTGTCATATGTGCACTGCAAATTCCAGGGCATATAATAATTCAATCAGCACATAGTTACTGGTGGCCCATTATGTTCCAAGCACTATTCTAGGCACAATGGATACAGTCACCAACAAACCAGAATAAGCCACGGTCCACAGAGCAGTGCCAGTTGCTTGGATGGGGGGTCAGAATGGAGATGCTGAGAACAGGTTGGATTCTAGATATTCATTGATGTCAGAGCCCACaggattttctgttcttttaaatgtGAAGGGTGAACGAAGAGAGGAGTCAAGGGCAGTTCTAAGGTTGACCCACATCAAATGGGGCTGCCACTCACCGAGATGGGAAGGAGGGATGAGCAGGTCAGATGAGGGTCTGGAGAGTTCAATTTGAACATGCTAAGTATGAAATGCCTATTTGACCCCTGAGTAGAGATGTGGGCCACTGACGTACATGCTGTGGTTCACCAGGGAGGATCTGATTCTTAGAGTCTTGGAACTGGACTGAGAGAGGAACTGGAAGGAGAAGAGGCCAGGTCCCAGAGCTGAGCTGTGGCAGAGTCCTGCAGCATTTGGAGGTAAAGCAGAGCACGAGGAACCAGCAAAGCAGATGGAGAAGGAGCCCCCAAAGAGAGTCCAGTcttcaaagacaaagagagaagtgTTTCAGGAACAAGAGCCTGCTCCGTGGGGTCAAGTGCTAGGTTAGCTCTGGTAAGATGAAGACAAAACTGCCACTGGATTTGACAACATGGAAGTGGCTTCTAACATGGAAGTGGAATGGATCCTTGACAGGATCAAGTTCAGGAAAGTAGTGGATGTAAACCTGATTGGAGTGGGAtcgagaggggagaggaggacaggAAGTGTACCCAGTGAGAATGGAGGTCTGGTTCTAGAGCCAGAGTTCTTAACACTGACCTTAAATTAAAGCGTGAAATGGAGAGATgacaaatttaatgaaaaaaacagTGTATTGGGTCTAGCAGAAGATCCTGTATGGTGAATTGTTTAAACCGAGGTGTGGTGGTTTTCCAGCAGTTTCCCAAATGAAATGTTGGTTTTTTCCTGAAGAATTAGGTGACATAGTGAATGGCTTCATTTTTCAGTCTGGTTAATGGAAGACTCAGAGTAAGTTTGTACCCCAACATTAGTAATGACACTAAGCTCATTCAACCCGTGGCTTCCCTTttgatctatttatctatttcccCGGTCTACCCATATTGTACTGATTTTGCCGCAGCGCCCCTCCACTTCTCCACCTcttccccacctccacacacacagcCCTTTAAGTCATTTTGTACTCTCCGCAGCTTCATTGTCTAGATGGACTG is part of the Odocoileus virginianus isolate 20LAN1187 ecotype Illinois chromosome 5, Ovbor_1.2, whole genome shotgun sequence genome and encodes:
- the GUCA2B gene encoding guanylate cyclase activator 2B is translated as MASRAVSGYLLCAVALVFLVLLQGTQSVYIQYQGFQVQLKSVKKLNDLVGQWVPSPGLQDQSPQPSVCHHPALPLDLRPICASKDAASIFQGLRTIANDDCELCVNVACTGCS